CGAAGCCATTGAAGCGGCGGTAACCGATCCAACCGGCGAAACCCGTTACTCCCTGGGCAGTGTTCTGAATCATGTGATGATGCACCAGACGGTAATCGGGTTAGAAGCCAAAAAACAGATGGAAAAAATCGGCGAGTATCCGGATGTCGTCATTGGGTGCGCCGGCGGCGGCAGCAACTTTGCCGGATTGGCTTTCCCCTTTGTCTATGATAAATTAAACGGCAAAGAAATCGATATTCATCCGGCTGAACCGGCTGCCTGCCCTACCCTGACCCGCGCGCCTTTTGCCTATGACCATGGCGATACCATCGGCATGACACCCCTGCTGGCCATGCACAGCCTCGGCCATACCTTTGTGCCACCGCCCTTCCACGCAGGTGGATTGCGCTATCATGGAATGGCTCCTCAGGTAAGCCAGTTAGTCACCGAGGGGATTTTAGAGCCGAAGGCGTATCCACAGTTGGCTACCTATGAAGCCGGTATGCTGGTTGCCAGATCTGAGGGCTTTATCTCTGCTCCGGAAACCAATCATGCCCTGGCGTGTGTGGTGGATGTGGCCCGAAAATGCAAGGAAGAAGGCAAGGAAAAAGTGATCCTCTTTAACTTCAGCGGTCACGGATTGATTGATTTAGGCGCTTATGAGCAGTTTCTATCAGGCAACCTGACCGATTATGAATACCCGGCCAAAGAAATTGAAGAAGCGGAAAAAATTCTTGAGCAATATCCCAAACCGGAAATTCTCAAAAGCCGCTAATCAACATTGTGATCGCTTTTAAAAACTATGGAAGCCTCACGCAAACAACTCATCCGACGTTGTCCGCGGTTGGGCAATACGGTACCCTTTAAATACTGCAAAACCTGTGGTGATGATCAGCAGCCCTGCTTTAAGATCCTGGACTGCTGGTGGGAATACTTCGACGTCGTGCAGTACATGAAGGATCATTTGCCCGAGGATCAGTTCAATCAATTGCTGAAGGCCAAGCCCCCGAAACCAAGGATCACCAGTCTGGTCGAACTGATTGAACAGGCCCGGCAAAGAAACGAATAGATCGATTGCCAGCAAACCATTTGGCCTTTTAGCCAAGAACAGCCGGCTAAAAGGCCATTTTTATGGTAAACGATTTGCTCAATGCGATAACAAAAGTTAATGATATCTGTACTTATGTAAATGTTCAGGTTCAATATATCACCAGTTGACAACTAACACCTTTTCAATTATAAATCTGCAAGTTGTATGCTTGCTGAAACTCAATCTCCAACGAACATTGACATCATCATCAATCTTTTCTGCTGTGCAAATTCTGCTGTTGAACTAAATCTGAAACTCTAATTTGCTTTCCAATTAAAAATTCACCCCCTG
The Desulfobacterales bacterium DNA segment above includes these coding regions:
- a CDS encoding TrpB-like pyridoxal phosphate-dependent enzyme produces the protein MEMKKVFLTEDEIPRQWYNINADIKMNPPMGPDGPITPDMLAPVFPMNLIEQEVSPERWIDIPDGILEVLNIWRPSPLVRAYALEKALDTPARIYYKYEGVSPPGSHKPNTAVAQVYYNKEFGIKRLTTETGAGQWGSALAFACSQFGLECKVFMVRISFDQKPYRKTMMATWGANCVASPSTETKAGQQILEQDPDTPGSLGIAISEAIEAAVTDPTGETRYSLGSVLNHVMMHQTVIGLEAKKQMEKIGEYPDVVIGCAGGGSNFAGLAFPFVYDKLNGKEIDIHPAEPAACPTLTRAPFAYDHGDTIGMTPLLAMHSLGHTFVPPPFHAGGLRYHGMAPQVSQLVTEGILEPKAYPQLATYEAGMLVARSEGFISAPETNHALACVVDVARKCKEEGKEKVILFNFSGHGLIDLGAYEQFLSGNLTDYEYPAKEIEEAEKILEQYPKPEILKSR